One genomic segment of Streptomyces sp. RerS4 includes these proteins:
- a CDS encoding TIGR00341 family protein — protein sequence MLHLRMITPAHLTERVVGLIEGTVGTTHLVVLTGAARDPAGDVVLCDVAREAADELLQEMRTLSLEESGSIAVENIDLSISRRADAAEREAPGEAADAVIWEQLAESTHEESTLTITYSVFLIVATMIAACGVVLDNAILIVGAMAVGPEFGPLAGICTGLVQRVPKLAARSAVALLVGFAAAIVGTTLFSLVMDALGLFHAGMLDNPRPNTSFIWQPDPFSFVVALLAGVAGMLSLTSAKSGALVGVAISVTTVPAAANAAVALSYGQFGQMWGSAIQLLLNLCGIILSGSLTLLAWKLLWRTQHGRMFRPPGAPRPF from the coding sequence ATGCTGCATCTGCGGATGATCACCCCGGCCCACCTGACGGAGCGGGTCGTGGGGCTGATCGAGGGGACGGTCGGTACCACCCACCTGGTCGTGTTGACGGGCGCCGCCCGCGACCCGGCGGGGGACGTGGTCCTGTGCGACGTCGCGCGCGAGGCGGCCGACGAGCTGCTCCAGGAGATGCGCACGCTCAGCCTCGAAGAGTCCGGCTCGATCGCCGTGGAGAACATCGACCTGTCGATCTCCCGGCGGGCCGACGCCGCCGAGCGGGAGGCGCCGGGCGAGGCCGCCGACGCGGTGATCTGGGAACAGCTCGCCGAGTCGACCCACGAGGAGTCGACGCTGACCATCACCTACAGCGTGTTCCTGATCGTCGCCACGATGATCGCGGCCTGCGGCGTGGTCCTGGACAACGCGATCCTGATCGTCGGCGCGATGGCGGTCGGCCCCGAGTTCGGTCCGCTGGCCGGCATCTGTACGGGTCTGGTCCAGCGGGTGCCGAAGCTCGCCGCCCGTTCGGCGGTCGCGCTCCTGGTCGGCTTCGCGGCGGCGATCGTCGGGACGACCCTGTTCAGCCTGGTCATGGACGCGCTCGGGCTGTTCCACGCCGGGATGCTCGACAATCCGCGCCCGAACACCAGCTTCATCTGGCAGCCCGACCCGTTCTCGTTCGTCGTGGCGCTGCTCGCCGGTGTGGCCGGCATGCTGTCGCTGACCTCGGCGAAGTCGGGGGCGCTGGTGGGCGTGGCGATCTCGGTGACCACGGTCCCGGCCGCCGCGAACGCGGCCGTGGCGCTGAGCTACGGACAGTTCGGCCAGATGTGGGGCTCCGCGATCCAGCTGCTGCTGAACCTGTGCGGCATCATCCTGTCCGGCTCGCTCACCCTCCTCGCCTGGAAACTGCTGTGGCGCACCCAGCACGGTCGGATGTTCCGCCCGCCGGGTGCGCCACGGCCGTTCTAG
- the coaA gene encoding type I pantothenate kinase: MITSPTRCTPDRATERTGPRRVSDASPYVDLTRAEWSALRERTPLPLTADEVERLRGLGDVIDLDEVRDVYLPLSRLLNLYVGATSTLRGTVNTFLGDAANGHGAQPGTPFVIGVAGSVAVGKSTVARLLQALLARWPEHPRVELVTTDGFLYPMDELRRRGLTSRKGFPESYDRRALTRFVADIKAGKDEVTAPVYSHLIYDIVPGERLVVRRPDILIVEGLNVLQPALPGKDGRTRVGLADYFDFSVYVDARPEDIERWYLNRFRKLRETAFQNPFSYFRKYTQVSEEEALEYAQTMWRTINKPNLLENVAPTRGRATLVVRKGPDHKVQKLSLRKL, from the coding sequence GTGATCACATCGCCTACGCGTTGCACGCCGGACCGCGCGACGGAGCGCACCGGCCCCCGCCGGGTCTCCGACGCCTCCCCCTACGTCGACCTCACCCGGGCGGAGTGGAGCGCCCTGCGCGAGCGCACGCCCCTGCCGCTGACGGCGGACGAGGTCGAGCGGCTGCGCGGCCTCGGTGACGTGATCGACCTCGACGAGGTGCGCGACGTCTACCTGCCTCTCTCGCGCCTCCTCAACCTCTACGTCGGCGCCACCAGCACCCTGCGCGGCACCGTGAACACCTTCCTCGGCGACGCCGCCAACGGCCACGGCGCGCAGCCGGGCACCCCCTTCGTGATAGGCGTCGCCGGCTCGGTCGCCGTCGGCAAGTCCACCGTGGCCCGTCTGCTCCAGGCCCTCCTGGCCCGCTGGCCCGAGCACCCGCGCGTCGAGCTGGTCACCACGGACGGCTTCCTCTACCCCATGGACGAGCTCCGCCGCCGGGGCCTGACCTCCCGCAAGGGCTTCCCCGAGTCCTACGACCGGCGCGCGCTGACCCGTTTCGTCGCGGACATCAAGGCGGGCAAGGACGAGGTCACCGCCCCCGTCTACTCGCACCTGATCTACGACATCGTCCCCGGCGAGCGGCTCGTCGTGCGCCGCCCGGACATCCTGATCGTCGAGGGCCTCAACGTCCTGCAGCCCGCCCTGCCCGGCAAGGACGGCCGTACGCGGGTCGGGCTCGCCGACTACTTCGACTTCAGCGTGTACGTGGACGCCCGGCCCGAGGACATCGAGCGCTGGTACCTCAACCGCTTCCGCAAGCTGCGCGAGACCGCGTTCCAGAACCCGTTCTCCTACTTCCGCAAGTACACGCAGGTCTCCGAGGAGGAGGCGCTGGAGTACGCGCAGACGATGTGGCGGACCATCAACAAGCCCAACCTGCTGGAGAACGTGGCCCCCACGCGCGGCCGCGCCACGCTCGTCGTACGCAAGGGACCCGACCACAAGGTGCAGAAGCTGAGCCTGCGCAAGCTCTGA
- the glmS gene encoding glutamine--fructose-6-phosphate transaminase (isomerizing): MCGIVGYVGAQSALDVVIAGLKRLEYRGYDSAGIAVLADGELANVKKAGKLVNLEKELVSRPLPSGTTGLGHTRWATHGGPTDVNAHPHLDNSGRVAVVHNGIIENFAALRAELAERGHRLESETDTEVVAHLLAERFAAGVGGGAGGAGGLAEAMRQVCRRLEGAFTLVAVHADEPDVVVGARRNSPLVVGVGEGENFLASDVAAFIAHTRSAIELGQDQVVELRREGVTVTDFDGAPATVRAYHVDWDASAAEKGGYDYFMLKEIAEQPKAVADTLLGRIDASGLLTLDEVRIPATVLREVDKVVIVACGTAYHAGMIAKLAIEHWTRIPCETELASEFRYRDPILDRRTLVIAISQSGETMDTLMALRHAREQGAKVLAVCNTNGSTIPRESDAVLYTHAGPEVAVASTKAFLTQLVACYLVALYLGQVRGTKWGDEIRAVIRELSDIAAAVDTVLETMEPVRALARSLADKDTVLFLGRHVGYPVALEGALKLKELAYMHAEGFAAGELKHGPIALIEKDLPVVVVVPSPRGRSVLHDKIVSNIQEIRARGARTIVIAEEGDEAVVPYADHLIRIPATPTLLQPMVAAVPLQVFACELATARGNEVDQPRNLAKSVTVE; the protein is encoded by the coding sequence ATGTGCGGAATTGTGGGTTACGTAGGGGCGCAGTCTGCGCTCGATGTGGTCATCGCCGGACTGAAGCGGCTGGAGTACCGCGGCTACGACTCGGCGGGCATCGCCGTGCTCGCCGACGGGGAACTCGCCAACGTCAAGAAGGCCGGGAAGCTGGTCAACCTGGAGAAGGAGTTGGTCAGCAGGCCGCTGCCGAGCGGTACCACGGGCCTGGGGCACACCCGGTGGGCGACCCACGGCGGTCCCACCGACGTCAACGCCCATCCCCACCTGGACAACTCCGGTCGGGTGGCCGTCGTGCACAACGGCATCATCGAGAACTTCGCCGCGCTGCGCGCCGAACTGGCCGAGCGGGGGCACCGGCTGGAGTCCGAGACGGACACGGAGGTCGTGGCGCACCTGCTGGCGGAGCGGTTCGCGGCGGGCGTCGGTGGTGGGGCCGGCGGTGCCGGCGGGCTGGCGGAGGCGATGCGGCAGGTGTGCCGGCGGCTGGAGGGCGCGTTCACGCTGGTCGCGGTGCACGCCGACGAGCCGGACGTGGTGGTCGGCGCCCGCCGGAACTCCCCCCTCGTGGTGGGCGTTGGAGAAGGCGAGAACTTCCTCGCCTCGGACGTGGCCGCGTTCATCGCCCACACCCGGTCCGCGATCGAGTTGGGGCAGGACCAGGTCGTGGAACTGCGCCGCGAGGGGGTCACGGTGACCGACTTCGACGGTGCGCCCGCGACGGTGCGGGCGTACCACGTGGACTGGGACGCCTCGGCGGCAGAGAAGGGCGGCTATGACTACTTCATGCTCAAGGAGATCGCGGAGCAGCCGAAGGCTGTCGCCGACACCCTCCTGGGCAGGATCGACGCGAGCGGCCTGCTGACCCTGGACGAGGTGCGCATTCCCGCCACGGTGCTGCGCGAGGTCGACAAGGTCGTGATCGTGGCGTGCGGTACGGCGTACCACGCGGGCATGATCGCGAAGCTGGCCATCGAGCACTGGACCCGCATCCCGTGCGAGACGGAGCTGGCCAGCGAGTTCCGCTACCGCGACCCGATCCTGGACCGGCGGACGCTGGTGATCGCGATCTCGCAGTCCGGCGAGACCATGGACACCCTCATGGCGCTGCGGCACGCGCGCGAGCAGGGCGCCAAGGTGCTGGCCGTCTGCAATACGAACGGCTCGACCATCCCGCGCGAATCGGACGCCGTGCTGTACACGCACGCCGGTCCGGAGGTCGCCGTCGCCTCGACGAAGGCGTTCCTGACGCAGCTGGTGGCCTGCTACCTGGTCGCGCTGTACCTGGGGCAGGTACGGGGCACCAAGTGGGGCGACGAGATCCGGGCCGTCATCCGCGAGCTGTCCGACATCGCCGCGGCCGTGGACACCGTCCTGGAGACGATGGAACCCGTACGGGCCCTGGCGCGCTCCCTCGCCGACAAGGACACCGTGCTGTTCCTGGGCCGGCACGTGGGCTACCCGGTGGCGCTGGAGGGCGCGCTCAAGCTCAAGGAGCTGGCGTACATGCACGCCGAGGGCTTCGCGGCGGGCGAGTTGAAGCACGGGCCGATCGCGCTGATCGAGAAGGACCTGCCGGTGGTCGTGGTGGTCCCCTCACCGCGCGGGCGCTCCGTGCTGCACGACAAGATCGTGTCGAACATCCAGGAGATCCGGGCGCGCGGGGCGCGGACCATCGTCATCGCGGAGGAGGGCGACGAGGCGGTCGTCCCGTACGCCGACCACCTGATCCGCATCCCGGCGACGCCGACGCTGCTCCAGCCGATGGTGGCGGCGGTGCCGTTGCAGGTGTTCGCGTGTGAACTGGCCACCGCGCGGGGCAACGAGGTGGACCAGCCGCGTAACCTCGCCAAGTCCGTCACGGTGGAGTAG
- a CDS encoding holo-ACP synthase, protein MIIGVGIDVAEIERFAAALERTPQLARRLFLDAELTLPSGERRGDASLAARFAAKEALAKALGAPAGLLWTDAEVYVEDSGQPRLRVSGTVEARALALGVKSWHISLSHDAGVASAVVIAEG, encoded by the coding sequence GTGATCATCGGTGTGGGGATCGACGTCGCGGAGATCGAGCGGTTCGCCGCGGCGCTGGAGCGCACGCCCCAACTGGCGCGGCGGCTCTTCCTCGACGCCGAACTGACCCTGCCGAGCGGCGAGCGGCGCGGCGACGCCTCGCTCGCCGCCCGGTTCGCGGCGAAGGAAGCCCTGGCCAAGGCCCTGGGGGCGCCGGCCGGGCTGCTGTGGACCGACGCCGAGGTGTACGTCGAGGACTCGGGGCAGCCGCGGCTGCGGGTATCGGGCACCGTCGAGGCGCGCGCCCTGGCCCTCGGGGTGAAGTCCTGGCACATCTCGCTGAGCCACGACGCGGGAGTCGCGTCCGCCGTGGTGATCGCCGAGGGCTGA
- a CDS encoding NAD(P)H-hydrate dehydratase, with protein MRTAYSVETVRAAERELMARLPEGALMARAAAGLAAVSAGLLGRVYGSRVVLLVGPGDNGGDALYAGARLARRGAGVTAVAMDQRRMHPGGLAALRAAGGRVASSVPERADLVLDGLLGIGGRGGLRPAAAALMAAIPAGAVVVAVDLPSGVDADTGEVTGPAVSADVTVTFGAHKPGLLVDPGASRAGVVRLVDIGLELPPAPEAEAPQHADVAALLPAPTASSDKYRRGVVGVVAGSEQYPGAAVLAVAGALRGGAGAVRYVGPAADAVLARYPEVLVGPGRVQAWVVGPGLGAGREAEVERALAERDVPVLVDADGLRGLDGAVVRARTAATLLTPHAGEAAALLGVTRASVESARLAAVRDLAGRYGATALLKGSTTLVAGPGGGAVRVNPTGTSWLATAGSGDVLSGLAGSLLAAGLDGLDAGSVAAYLHGLAGRQSAAGAPTLAHEVAAALPTAWRNVTS; from the coding sequence ATGCGTACTGCTTACAGCGTGGAGACCGTACGGGCCGCCGAGCGCGAGCTGATGGCACGGCTGCCGGAGGGCGCCCTGATGGCACGGGCGGCGGCCGGACTGGCCGCCGTGAGCGCGGGGTTGCTCGGGCGGGTGTACGGATCGCGGGTGGTCCTGCTGGTCGGGCCCGGGGACAACGGCGGCGACGCCCTGTACGCGGGCGCGCGGCTGGCGCGGCGCGGGGCCGGGGTGACGGCGGTGGCGATGGATCAGCGGCGGATGCACCCGGGCGGGCTGGCCGCGCTGCGGGCCGCCGGCGGCCGCGTCGCGTCCTCGGTGCCCGAGCGGGCGGACCTCGTACTGGACGGGCTCCTCGGCATCGGCGGCCGCGGCGGGCTGCGCCCGGCGGCCGCCGCACTGATGGCGGCGATCCCCGCCGGGGCGGTGGTGGTCGCCGTGGACCTGCCGAGTGGGGTCGACGCGGACACCGGGGAGGTCACGGGCCCGGCGGTGTCGGCCGACGTGACGGTGACCTTCGGCGCGCACAAGCCGGGGCTGCTGGTCGACCCGGGCGCCTCGCGGGCCGGCGTGGTCCGGCTCGTGGACATCGGGCTGGAGTTGCCGCCCGCGCCGGAGGCCGAGGCCCCGCAACACGCCGACGTGGCGGCGCTGCTCCCGGCGCCGACGGCGAGCAGTGACAAGTACCGCCGGGGCGTGGTCGGGGTCGTCGCCGGGTCGGAGCAGTACCCGGGCGCGGCGGTGCTGGCGGTGGCCGGCGCGCTGCGGGGCGGCGCGGGCGCGGTGCGGTACGTGGGCCCGGCGGCGGACGCCGTACTGGCCCGGTACCCGGAGGTGTTGGTGGGGCCGGGCCGGGTGCAGGCCTGGGTGGTCGGGCCGGGGCTCGGGGCCGGCCGGGAGGCGGAGGTCGAACGGGCCCTGGCGGAGCGGGACGTGCCGGTGCTGGTGGACGCGGACGGGCTGCGCGGCCTGGACGGCGCGGTGGTGCGGGCGCGTACGGCGGCCACGCTGCTGACCCCGCACGCGGGCGAGGCGGCGGCGCTGCTGGGCGTGACCCGCGCGTCGGTGGAGTCCGCGCGGCTGGCCGCCGTACGGGACCTGGCCGGGCGGTACGGTGCGACGGCCCTGCTGAAGGGCTCGACCACGCTGGTGGCCGGGCCGGGCGGCGGTGCCGTACGGGTCAACCCGACGGGGACGTCGTGGCTGGCCACCGCCGGGAGCGGTGACGTGCTGTCCGGGCTGGCCGGTTCGCTGCTGGCGGCGGGGCTGGACGGGCTCGACGCCGGGTCGGTGGCCGCGTACCTGCACGGCCTCGCCGGCCGCCAGTCCGCAGCAGGCGCCCCCACCCTGGCCCACGAGGTAGCCGCCGCCCTCCCGACCGCCTGGCGAAACGTCACGTCCTGA
- the alr gene encoding alanine racemase, with protein MNETPMRVYAEIDLDAVRENVRALRARAPRSGLMAVVKADAYGHGAVPCARAAREAGATWLATATPDEALALRAAGIEGPMLCWLFTPGGPWRQAVEADIDVSVSALWALNEVRAAAQAAGRVARVQLKADTGLGRAGCQPAEWAELVGAAVAAQAEGTVHVTGVWSHFACADEPGHPSIKLQLEAFRDMLAHAEKEGIDPEVRHIANSPATLTLPESHFDLVRPGLAIYGVSPAPEIGTPAQLGLRPAMTLKASLALVKAVPAGHGVSYGHHYVTEAGTNLALVPAGYADGLPRGASGRGPVLVGGRIHRAAGRIAMDQFVIDLGPDPAPGPVPDGGAVPVPVRAGDEAVILGDAERGEPTAEDWAQAAHTIAYEIVTRIGGRVPRVYLGG; from the coding sequence ATGAACGAGACACCGATGCGCGTGTACGCCGAGATCGATCTTGACGCAGTACGGGAGAACGTACGCGCACTGCGCGCGCGGGCGCCCCGTTCCGGCCTGATGGCCGTCGTCAAGGCGGACGCCTACGGGCACGGGGCGGTCCCCTGCGCCCGCGCCGCCCGCGAGGCAGGCGCCACGTGGCTCGCCACCGCCACTCCCGACGAGGCGCTCGCGCTGCGCGCCGCCGGGATCGAGGGGCCGATGCTGTGCTGGCTCTTCACCCCCGGCGGGCCCTGGCGGCAGGCCGTCGAGGCCGACATCGACGTGTCCGTCAGCGCCCTGTGGGCCCTGAACGAGGTCCGCGCCGCCGCCCAGGCGGCCGGCCGCGTCGCCCGCGTCCAGCTCAAGGCCGACACCGGCCTCGGCCGCGCCGGCTGCCAGCCCGCCGAGTGGGCCGAACTCGTCGGCGCGGCCGTCGCCGCCCAGGCCGAGGGCACCGTCCACGTCACCGGCGTCTGGTCGCACTTCGCGTGCGCCGACGAACCCGGCCACCCCTCCATCAAGCTCCAGCTCGAAGCCTTCCGCGACATGCTCGCCCACGCGGAGAAGGAGGGCATCGACCCCGAGGTCCGGCACATCGCCAACTCGCCCGCGACCCTCACCCTCCCCGAGAGCCACTTCGACCTCGTCCGTCCCGGCCTCGCGATCTACGGCGTCTCGCCCGCCCCCGAGATCGGCACCCCCGCCCAGCTCGGCCTGCGCCCCGCCATGACCCTCAAGGCCTCCCTGGCCCTGGTCAAGGCCGTCCCCGCCGGGCACGGCGTGAGCTACGGCCACCACTACGTCACCGAGGCCGGGACGAACCTCGCCCTCGTCCCCGCCGGCTACGCCGACGGCCTGCCCCGGGGCGCCTCCGGCCGCGGCCCCGTCCTCGTCGGCGGCCGGATCCACCGCGCCGCCGGCCGCATCGCCATGGACCAGTTCGTCATCGACCTTGGCCCCGACCCGGCCCCCGGCCCGGTCCCCGACGGCGGCGCCGTCCCCGTCCCCGTCCGCGCCGGCGACGAGGCCGTCATCCTCGGCGACGCCGAACGCGGCGAACCCACCGCCGAGGACTGGGCTCAAGCGGCACACACGATCGCGTATGAGATCGTCACCCGTATCGGAGGTCGGGTGCCCCGGGTGTACCTGGGCGGCTGA